From the genome of Yersinia enterocolitica, one region includes:
- a CDS encoding PTS beta-glucoside transporter subunit IIABC, which produces MQYTTVASEILAGVGGQSNINSVVHCATRLRFKLKDMARADAQALKDNPGVIMVVESGGQFQVVIGNHVSEVYQALVNQAGLADAEEHDNKSGNQKESLFSHCIDIISGIFTPLLGVLAASGILKGFLALSVVCGWLQPDSGSYTILFAASDSLFYFFPLVLGYTAGKKFGGSPFITMAIGGALVHPLMLAAFNAAGQPGASEVYFLGIPVTFINYSSSVIPIILAAWVSSRLEKGFNRVLHSNIKNFFTPLLCLVITVPATFLLIGPLATWLSHLLASGFQIIYSAAPPVAGGVLAGLWQICVIFGLHWGLVPLMINNLSVLGYDAMLPLLLPAVMGQVGATLGVFLRTRDAKMKGLAGSAFTAGIFGITEPAVYGVTLPSKKPFVFGCVGGAIGGVIVGFCQTHVYSFSLASIFSFAQIIPATGVDASVWGAIIGTLIALIFAAISTFFFGLPAPVATAETEDLSHTSSITDNHSGMGEVIFSPISGELLALADVSDSIFASGLLGAGIAIIPQQGRVVSPVNGVVASLFKTHHAIGIESDSGAEVLIHVGIDTVKLDGKYFTAHVKAGDRVSAGDLLLEFDCAAITGAGYDLTTPIIISNSENYQDVLCAKGTSITEQAPLLTVIR; this is translated from the coding sequence ATGCAATACACAACGGTCGCCAGCGAGATCCTCGCCGGAGTAGGGGGGCAGAGTAATATTAATAGCGTAGTACATTGCGCTACCCGTTTACGCTTTAAACTCAAGGATATGGCGCGGGCTGATGCCCAAGCGCTGAAAGATAATCCTGGCGTTATTATGGTAGTGGAAAGTGGTGGCCAGTTTCAGGTGGTTATCGGAAACCATGTTAGTGAGGTCTACCAGGCGTTAGTGAACCAAGCGGGGTTGGCTGATGCTGAAGAGCATGATAACAAGTCAGGTAATCAAAAAGAGAGTTTGTTCAGTCACTGTATCGATATCATTTCGGGTATTTTCACCCCCTTGCTCGGTGTATTGGCCGCCTCCGGTATTCTTAAAGGTTTTTTGGCACTGAGTGTTGTTTGCGGCTGGTTACAACCCGACAGCGGCAGCTATACAATTTTATTTGCTGCCAGTGACTCACTGTTTTATTTCTTCCCACTGGTATTGGGTTATACCGCAGGTAAGAAGTTTGGTGGCAGTCCATTTATTACCATGGCGATTGGTGGTGCATTAGTACACCCCTTGATGCTCGCTGCATTTAACGCAGCCGGGCAACCTGGGGCTTCTGAGGTCTATTTCCTTGGTATTCCGGTCACATTTATCAATTACAGCTCGTCGGTTATCCCTATCATATTAGCGGCTTGGGTTAGTAGTCGGTTAGAAAAAGGGTTTAACCGGGTGTTACACAGCAATATTAAGAACTTTTTCACGCCATTACTGTGTCTGGTAATAACCGTTCCAGCCACCTTTTTACTGATTGGCCCGCTGGCAACCTGGCTTAGCCATTTATTGGCGTCGGGGTTCCAAATTATCTATTCGGCTGCTCCTCCTGTTGCCGGTGGTGTATTGGCCGGGCTATGGCAGATTTGCGTTATCTTTGGGCTGCACTGGGGTTTGGTCCCTTTGATGATAAACAACCTGAGTGTACTGGGCTATGACGCCATGTTGCCGCTGTTGTTACCGGCAGTTATGGGGCAAGTGGGGGCCACGCTCGGTGTCTTTTTACGTACTCGCGATGCAAAAATGAAGGGGCTGGCTGGTTCGGCATTTACTGCGGGGATATTCGGTATTACTGAACCCGCTGTTTATGGGGTGACCTTACCGTCGAAAAAACCGTTTGTTTTTGGCTGCGTAGGCGGGGCGATAGGGGGTGTCATCGTCGGTTTCTGCCAGACCCATGTTTATTCATTCAGCCTTGCCAGTATCTTCTCTTTTGCCCAGATAATTCCCGCTACAGGTGTCGATGCCAGCGTATGGGGCGCCATTATTGGCACCCTGATTGCGTTGATCTTTGCTGCCATCAGCACCTTCTTTTTTGGCCTGCCAGCGCCTGTTGCCACCGCAGAAACAGAGGATTTGTCTCACACCTCATCCATCACCGATAACCACAGTGGTATGGGCGAAGTGATATTCAGCCCGATCAGTGGTGAATTGTTAGCGCTAGCGGATGTCAGTGACAGTATTTTCGCCAGTGGTTTATTGGGGGCGGGAATTGCGATTATTCCACAACAAGGGCGGGTCGTGTCACCGGTTAATGGCGTTGTAGCGTCACTGTTTAAAACCCACCATGCGATTGGCATTGAATCTGATTCTGGTGCTGAGGTCCTTATCCACGTTGGTATTGATACCGTCAAACTCGATGGCAAATATTTTACCGCTCATGTTAAAGCCGGTGACCGGGTCAGCGCAGGTGATTTACTGCTGGAGTTTGATTGTGCGGCGATTACCGGAGCAGGTTATGACCTGACGACGCCGATAATTATCAGCAACAGTGAAAATTATCAGGATGTCCTGTGTGCTAAAGGCACCTCTATTACTGAGCAAGCCCCGTTATTAACCGTAATTCGTTAA
- a CDS encoding PRD domain-containing protein, with product MQIAKILNNNVVIVLDQHGQEQVIMGRGLGFQKHPGESLDNTLIEKVFALKDNELVSRLSELLSCIPLEVMIACDCIITQATAKLGKLQDNLYISLTDHCFYAIERHKQGLDITNGLQWEIRRLYPKEFALGREALQIIKQRLGVQLREDEAGFIALHLVNAQLKGEMPEVMQVTKVMQEILHIVKYQFKLEYDEDGLSYHRFVTHLKFFSQRMLGRNGVTSDDDSLHDAVKDNYAEAYRCAGKIQQHMKLQYQQDLSKEERMFLTIHIERVRRESFNLPD from the coding sequence ATGCAAATCGCTAAAATACTTAACAACAATGTAGTTATTGTTCTCGATCAGCATGGTCAGGAACAAGTCATTATGGGACGTGGTCTTGGCTTTCAAAAACACCCAGGTGAATCGCTAGATAACACATTGATCGAAAAAGTGTTTGCTCTAAAAGACAATGAATTGGTTTCGCGGCTGAGTGAGTTGCTGAGCTGTATTCCATTAGAAGTAATGATTGCTTGTGACTGTATCATCACGCAGGCAACGGCAAAACTGGGTAAGTTGCAGGATAACCTCTACATTTCGCTGACTGACCACTGTTTCTATGCGATTGAGCGGCATAAACAAGGTTTGGATATAACGAATGGATTGCAGTGGGAGATTCGTCGGTTGTATCCCAAAGAGTTTGCCTTGGGTCGTGAAGCCTTGCAGATTATTAAACAACGCCTTGGGGTGCAATTGCGTGAAGATGAAGCTGGATTTATCGCGCTCCATCTGGTGAATGCTCAGTTGAAGGGTGAAATGCCTGAAGTAATGCAAGTGACGAAGGTAATGCAGGAGATACTGCATATCGTGAAGTACCAATTTAAGCTGGAATATGATGAGGACGGGCTGAGTTATCACCGTTTTGTTACCCATCTGAAATTTTTCTCACAGCGAATGTTGGGCCGTAATGGGGTCACCAGTGATGATGATTCCTTACACGATGCAGTGAAAGATAATTATGCCGAGGCTTACCGCTGTGCGGGTAAGATTCAGCAGCATATGAAATTGCAGTATCAACAAGATTTGAGCAAAGAAGAGCGGATGTTTTTGACTATCCATATTGAACGCGTTCGCCGGGAAAGTTTTAATCTGCCAGATTAA